A genomic window from Candidatus Scalindua japonica includes:
- a CDS encoding protein rep produces MCKCAVKKEEKSKVMIVKNSWRLRALWRIEKYIREIGQEKRAKRMGICGNTIFVKVKKGDPSNVLYEPQLRCKDRVCPVCNSYRASILSRKVEKLGKDMENPHLLTITANTLNRDSLKTAVECFKKSTSLIKKERSWWKRYIRGGVEHIEITYKEETGWHVHSHMLVDLAVDRKVENMQLTENGYFLDPLKRDLEHVLKKVGLGSISDIRPVTEGYGKEISKYSMKFGLDIDEDRLKEIIVDMKGKRMVSRFGNCYGLKDIEELTPQEEDQYETLGTIKEVVDNCFKETGVDGDLVGYALGAVKIGLIELWSAHYKPEPFQSVKNDTS; encoded by the coding sequence ATGTGTAAATGTGCAGTAAAAAAAGAAGAAAAATCTAAAGTTATGATCGTTAAAAATAGCTGGAGACTAAGAGCTCTTTGGCGTATCGAAAAATATATCCGTGAAATTGGACAGGAGAAAAGAGCCAAAAGGATGGGTATATGTGGAAATACTATTTTTGTAAAAGTTAAGAAGGGAGATCCATCCAATGTTTTATATGAACCACAACTACGTTGTAAAGACAGGGTTTGTCCAGTATGTAATTCATACCGTGCGTCTATTCTTTCTCGAAAGGTAGAAAAACTTGGTAAAGATATGGAAAACCCTCATTTACTGACAATAACGGCGAATACATTAAACAGAGATAGTTTAAAAACTGCTGTTGAGTGTTTTAAGAAATCAACAAGTCTGATTAAGAAGGAAAGGTCTTGGTGGAAAAGGTATATCCGGGGAGGTGTAGAACATATAGAGATTACATACAAAGAAGAAACTGGCTGGCACGTTCACTCTCATATGTTAGTTGATCTGGCCGTTGATCGTAAGGTTGAAAATATGCAGCTTACAGAGAATGGTTATTTTCTAGACCCACTTAAGAGAGACCTTGAACATGTTCTTAAAAAAGTTGGTCTTGGTTCTATCTCTGATATCAGGCCAGTAACCGAAGGATATGGAAAAGAGATTTCAAAGTATTCTATGAAGTTTGGCCTTGATATTGATGAAGATAGACTTAAAGAGATAATTGTTGATATGAAGGGAAAGCGGATGGTGTCAAGGTTTGGCAATTGTTATGGGTTGAAAGACATAGAAGAACTTACACCACAAGAGGAAGATCAATATGAAACGTTAGGAACTATTAAGGAGGTTGTTGATAACTGCTTTAAAGAGACTGGCGTTGATGGTGACTTGGTTGGCTATGCACTCGGGGCGGTAAAGATCGGTCTTATAGAGTTATGGTCAGCACACTATAAACCTGAACCTTTCCAAAGCGTGAAAAATGATACATCTTAA
- a CDS encoding helix-turn-helix domain-containing protein, with translation MKIEIDNSQLINDIVEKVVARLKPLLGNSRDSERNILMTVGELADQLKVKESWVYEKIHTREIPFKKIGKFPRFRKRDIDIWIDNPYHPDLSHYNLRYIGKGVNKI, from the coding sequence ATGAAGATTGAAATTGATAATTCACAACTGATAAATGATATCGTTGAGAAGGTGGTTGCAAGGCTTAAACCACTGCTTGGTAACTCTCGCGATTCAGAACGAAATATATTAATGACTGTGGGTGAGTTAGCAGATCAATTAAAAGTTAAAGAATCATGGGTATACGAAAAGATCCATACAAGGGAAATACCATTTAAGAAGATAGGGAAATTTCCACGCTTCCGGAAAAGGGATATTGACATTTGGATAGACAATCCGTACCATCCCGATTTGAGTCATTATAACCTTAGATATATTGGAAAGGGGGTGAATAAAATATGA